A portion of the Flavobacterium magnum genome contains these proteins:
- a CDS encoding LysE family translocator, which translates to MIHDILLGIPLGILLCFMIGPVFFVLLETAATKGFRAAMVFDLGVVTADIVFIAIAFFSSYRLINRIKDDPALFIFGGLIMVTYGIISFLKLRKNAKIEPEEPELEIIKKNYGSLYLKGFLLNFINVGVLGFWVLIFITFGPSLQLDYSRMSLFFASVIGTYLAVDIAKMFLAKKLKNKMTPVNILKIKKVTSILLVIFGISIMLQGWFPSDQKFVKDAVNIIGPHEKK; encoded by the coding sequence ATGATCCATGACATTTTATTAGGCATTCCATTAGGCATTTTATTGTGTTTCATGATAGGCCCGGTATTCTTTGTGCTGCTCGAGACGGCCGCTACCAAGGGTTTCCGTGCCGCAATGGTGTTTGATCTGGGTGTCGTTACTGCCGATATCGTATTCATTGCCATCGCTTTTTTCAGCAGTTACCGATTGATCAACAGGATTAAGGACGATCCGGCCTTGTTTATTTTTGGAGGGTTGATCATGGTTACCTATGGCATCATTTCCTTTTTGAAGCTCAGGAAGAACGCAAAAATAGAGCCCGAGGAGCCCGAACTTGAAATCATCAAAAAAAATTACGGAAGCCTGTATCTGAAAGGCTTTTTATTGAATTTCATCAACGTCGGCGTGTTGGGTTTCTGGGTTCTTATCTTTATCACTTTCGGACCCTCGCTACAATTGGATTATTCCCGGATGTCGTTGTTTTTCGCCTCGGTAATAGGCACCTATCTGGCAGTGGACATTGCAAAAATGTTCCTCGCCAAAAAGCTTAAGAATAAAATGACACCTGTTAACATCTTAAAAATAAAGAAAGTCACGAGCATTCTTTTGGTGATTTTCGGCATTTCCATCATGCTGCAGGGCTGGTTTCCCAGCGACCAGAAATTTGTGAAGGACGCGGTAAATATTATCGGACCTCATGAAAAGAAGTAA
- the folB gene encoding dihydroneopterin aldolase produces the protein MGTIKLKNIRTHSFHGCLEEESKIGSDYIVNLEIKTDLRKSSVSDELSDTVDYVLLNRIVMEEMAVRSKLLEHVAHRIIKRIFSEIAAVSRILVAVSKVNPPINGDVEMVTIEVEEYRN, from the coding sequence ATGGGAACGATAAAACTCAAAAATATTCGTACGCATTCTTTCCACGGCTGTCTTGAAGAGGAAAGCAAAATCGGGTCAGATTATATCGTAAATCTCGAAATCAAGACCGACTTAAGGAAATCTTCCGTTTCGGACGAGCTGTCAGATACGGTCGATTATGTGTTGCTGAACCGTATCGTAATGGAGGAAATGGCCGTACGCTCGAAACTCCTGGAACATGTGGCACACCGCATCATCAAAAGGATTTTCAGCGAAATCGCCGCTGTATCGCGCATTCTCGTGGCGGTGTCGAAAGTGAACCCACCGATCAACGGCGATGTGGAAATGGTGACGATTGAAGTGGAGGAATATCGGAATTAA